From Drosophila virilis strain 15010-1051.87 chromosome X, Dvir_AGI_RSII-ME, whole genome shotgun sequence, the proteins below share one genomic window:
- the LOC6635518 gene encoding UPF0729 protein GD16342 — MVCVPCFIIPLLLYIWHKFVQPILLRYWNPWEKKDAQGNVIKAGPEFPFECKGGVCPFVPGGSKEKNPPAAEDATSAAEELTATESISADGPDASDTPKQTSIISGISAESKKLN; from the coding sequence ATGGTTTGCGTGCCCTGTTTCATcatcccgctgctgctgtacATCTGGCACAAGTTCGTACAGCCAATTCTGCTGCGCTACTGGAATCCGTGGGAGAAAAAGGATGCACAGGGCAATGTGATCAAGGCCGGGCCGGAATTCCCCTTCGAATGCAAGGGTGGCGTCTGCCCATTTGTGCCCGGTGGCAGCAAGGAGAAGAACCCACCAGCTGCCGAGGACGCCACCTCTGCCGCCGAGGAACTGACTGCAACTGAATCCATCTCTGCCGACGGCCCTGACGCTTCCGATACACCAAAACAAACGTCAATTATTTCGGGGATAAGTGCCGAGTCCAAGAAACTTAACTAA
- the LOC6635520 gene encoding thioredoxin domain-containing protein 17, with translation MPQYVPIQGFKQLEDALKVHAKNNCLIYMYFFGEKDSKGRSWCPDCVAVEELVETALRENAHPNALIYTVDVGNRDAWKDRSDNNKFRMPPYSLSVIPSLLRWNSVERLEGDQLLKPALLELFFNEAKSQGAAEKTVPCK, from the exons ATGCCGCAATACGTACCAATACAGGGCTTTAAACAGCTGGAGGATGCGCTGAAAGTGCACGCTAAGAACAATTGCCTCATCTATATGTATTTCTTTGGGGAGAAGGATAGCAAGGGTCGCAGCTGGTGTCCCGACTGTGTGGCGG TTGAGGAGCTTGTGGAAACAGCGCTTCGTGAAAATGCCCATCCCAATGCGCTGATATACACCGTCGACGTGGGAAATCGCGACGCCTGGAAGGAtcgcagcgacaacaacaaattccgTATGCCGCCCTACTCGCTCAGCGTGATACCCTCGCTGTTGCGCTGGAACAGTGTCGAGCGTTTGGAGGGCGATCAGCTGTTGAAGCCCGCCCTGCTGGAGCTGTTCTTTAACGAGGCCAAGTCGCAGGGCGCCGCCGAGAAGACGGTACCATGCAAATAG
- the Fcp3C gene encoding follicle cell protein 3C-1 yields MACNTCLRASLVMLLLAVVAWEQLVAGSKIAYKKPLHGKLSYVKEQRFRQRTTSSPATSSTVPAPVEFIINSTPRSTSTESMLKLQTEAETQTEAEPESSGSGYLSSSTPSSNTELEPELEAGGSSTPASLDNTLPLPPTAGDQLNQPVPCTCGVFLSSQMQNGLPEMPLIHNEMDRMYPCNAIGRKQCQTKCLEAIVQHLPNSANIVCATLGHDCHKERAYLFIKNCHNQWVNTNLQAGREYCCKAGLPYRCPLLG; encoded by the exons ATGG CATGCAACACGTGTTTGAGGGCGTCGCtggtgatgctgctgctggccgtcGTGGCCTGGGAGCAGCTGGTGGCGGGCAGCAAAATTGCCTACAAGAAGCCGCTACACGGCAAGCTGAGCTACGTGAAGGAGCAGCGCTTTAGGCAGCGCACAACCAGCAGTCCGGCCACAAGCAGCACAGTGCCGGCGCCTGTGGAGTTCATCATCAATAGCACGCCACGATCAACCAGCACGGAGAGCATGCTGAAGCTGCAGACGGAGGCGGAGACGCAAACGGAGGCGGAGCCAGAGAGCAGCGGCAGTGGGTATTTAAGCAGCAGCACGCCCAGCAGCAATACAGAGCTGGAGCCGGAGCTAGAGGCGGGCGGCAGCAGCACGCCGGCAAGTCTGGACAAcacgttgccgttgccgccaACGGCTGGGGATCAGCTGAATCAACCAGTGCCCTGCACCTGCGGCGTTTTCCTCTCCTCGCAGATGCAAAACGGTTTGCCGGAAATGCCGCTCATTCACAATGAAATGGACCGCATGTATCCGTGCAATGCGATTGGACGCAAACAGTGCCAGACCAAGTGCCTGGAGGCG ATTGTGCAGCATTTGCCAAACTCGGCGAACATTGTGTGCGCCACGCTGGGCCACGATTGCCACAAGGAGCGTGCCTACTTGTTCATCAAGAACTGTCACAATCAGTGGGTGAATACGAATCTGCAGGCGGGTCGCGAATATTGCTGCAAGGCGGGTTTGCCCTATCGCTGTCCATTGTTGGGCTGA